The following is a genomic window from Myxocyprinus asiaticus isolate MX2 ecotype Aquarium Trade chromosome 38, UBuf_Myxa_2, whole genome shotgun sequence.
ttttacacatcctgttaaGCGTCAATGTTGCACTAGGTGGCTTACACCTAATATAATATTTTGCATAGTGAAGCAATATATTTTGCTTACACAAAATATAAtatgcccagacgtaaacctcttacttgaatcgcatgaggacacaggtagaatgtgttttcctccgtcctttaactttgacccggttccttgaggctcgtgtgatgacggggggccgtttcctcgcgctgtcggcgggcggtacagctgttgattctcggtgggctggcggagaactcggaaatgtcgacttgattgaagatggaagagaaatctttaatctcttcacttctgtaggcaaacggatgaagatgcgaattgctcggcggtctcctttggatccgttagagtgttcggttgaacacagagtaatctcaactcgtccagcgagatggagattgtatggctacagtttcaagtcggacattacttccttaagccacgaggttgcaccggagagcagcaaaaagctacgcccgtattcggtgaacgaagtcgctggaagcaactctggaagcaactctggaagcatttcagaattatttgaagtcctgatgatgtcatgtttgagggacgttctgtggtgtgcctcatccaataggagttgagagcttgatcctttagagggcaaggcttcatggatctgtagtctgttttggactccctttgtttgattttggcgcgatttttatcagtaaaatttacgacttaggagggggcttgaggaatgtttttatgactgttaggcctgcctttgtcttctatctgaatacatgaggcccaacactacttagcctcttaattcctattgaatcataaggtgtacttagtttttcacacatggcttctccattttggctttattcagtccactcggcagccaACTCTGGAACGCTCCTGGGCAGAATGGGCAGCTATTTCTACGGATACCAGCTAATgcaggcaggacttccttttctatgtCCATTGACCTTTCCAATTtctcaattgtatttttatattttttattttttttcccattttaatagaagtggcccgtctctgctaaataattaattaataataataattttctttatttatcacattatacatttgcacatatacagtgaaattcttctttttttcacatatcccagctaggctggggtcagagtgcagggtcagccatgatatggtgcccctggagcagatagggtcaagggcctggGTCAAGAGccaaacagtggcatcttggcagtgctggggcttgaacccccaaccttctgatcagtaacccagagccttaactgctgagctaccactgccccataGTCTCTGATGAGACTAAGCAGTTAAATTAGACACACCTCCAATTTCCAAACCAGTCCTCCAAAGAAAGAGTCAAGGCTGACACCGAACAGTAGAGCAGTGAATCTTCtcacggttgtcaaacacaacagtagcaaaagcatgccctcagctgacaactacTATGAATGtgaatatgacattaaacctAAATGTTCCGCTTCAAATACTAAACTAGGAGAACGTGCcaaatgattgacagacagaaagcacatcaaagtcttctgattggctgatcaaagaatgtgtcaGCAGCCCATGGTTACATTTTGCTGTTTAAAAACGAGTCTTCTGATTGTTTTATCCAGCAGAGGGAGTTGTGAGGTCTGAAAACTGCAATACCCCttagatttaaaaagaaaatcaagTTGCATTCTGTAACAGTGTATCATTTTATAGCCCATTTCAAACAAAACTGACATTAATCTTATAGAAGAtctttcagaagacatttattttcaattttcaatttattttcaATAACATTTACATGACTTTACAATTACATGTGGTTTGTTCATGGCTTTGCATTTGTAACTGTCTCTAGTGCCTTGGCCACTTGCTCGATGTTCATGTTGTCCAGTGTAACGCTGTGTTCCTTACCAAAACCTGAGACAGAGGCATATCATCATGCATACACTGTGCTGTATATTTATAATATGATTATGCTTTAATTGTGTTGTCTGCATGAGTATTTTTCTTACCATATCGTGCCCACAGTTTGGGCTGGACACCAGAACATTCTCGGATCAGGACAGGAAACTCGGGGTTCGCCTTCTTTAATGTCACATAATGCTGCTTTATGAAATCCCTAAAATATCAACATTAAGAAACAAAAATAACACCACTTCATAACAATCTATAATAATATCCTACACTCTACAAAGAATAAGACTGAGTCTATGGATGTCTCAAAACCTATTGAGTTTCCTCGACAGCATTTTAGAATGCATTATAGCCTCCTGGGACTCAGCAATTAATTTTTGCCCTCTTTTTAAAAAGgcaaaattttgaaaatgttctgAAAAGAGGGACAGTAGATATATTATGTTTATGGGGGGAACGATATATTGTGCCAAGATATATTTTTGACACTTTGCGATAAGAATTGCGATATGATAAACATTGATCATCTCATATTGCTCCGCAGGTCAGCGCAAGCCATACACACTTCATTCTGATGGAAGCAGTGAAAGCACAAAATAATTTCATTCACAGCCTTTAGGGGTTTAGCTATAGTGCCAAATTaccatatcacaatttcagttttTAAGCAATTAACCAGTTCATTTGCAGGGTATAAATTACTCTCATTGACCCCACAGAGCAAGTTATTTGTGCATAAATTTTGATTCAtagcgtggaacttttaactttaaaggcactttaacacTGAtgtacaccggggactcttattttgaaatatttgcacttcactgcttccagctgctcattcaaacaaagaaGGGATattaaatgtgcactcctacaataatctacgttttacaattaaaagtaaacattgtcgtATTTCATCAACACCACATCATCAGCATGAACAGTTGACCTTTTGTGATAGTTTGTAAAATTTCTGATATGGCTTAacgattgtgaactgctctgcaacagctggaaacactcacaagccccccgcgtgcttggagaaaatacaacagtgccgcgttttcactttgaaggacatagtgcatgtatttatttaattaaatcgtattattttgaagtttgataatcacattaggtcatatcacaatTCCTGTCATTCCGCCCCCAAATTAAAGACCactttaataaaaattaagacttttgttgtatcttttaagatatttaagactttttatgaccttcaattttggaaaactgaatttgagacattttaagactttaaggataTGCGGGAACCCTGTTAATACACATTTGATGATTATAACTTGTCTgtcattgttttagtttttttttgtcagGTAAATGGCCAAACATGGTATAGAGCAGGGGTTACCAATTAGCAGACCGCGGTCCAAGTCCGGACCCCGGCTTGGTTTCAAGATAATGACACCGGTATCTTAACGTTTCTACAGTtatagggggctttcacactgggcacgtttgctgcggtccgattccgagtgcgattgttcccagtccccccgcagctttggtctggtttcacactcacttgattctatcgaaccccagtccatttgcgttcatcttacgtcatcacaaacacacattgagAACACAACGCgcctcatcatactttttgtttttttgttattttggtgccattatgcacagcagagtgaatgacaactgcgtatatatgcgcttcatggcgtaactcatcagatgtccaggggaaggcggcttgctgctgctcgcaaacagcgttttttgaggagacagctgattgcaaggaattcatttgcacctttgtttacactgcacgcttactcatgctcgtgtccaaggtgaaagtatcgccactgtcatctattacaccctatatttataacctataatagtatttatatagtgTATAGctagatagatgtcgtcatcggcgaaaacgcatgcgcaggtgactttacttcctgaacgagtgcgcacccgagtcagagttgctttcacattcacgcaaattgcgctacagttccattgcaaccgaactcagaccacctcctacaggtagtctcgggttcggtaccgcggtgtGCTCCCCGGtccacatgacagctttcacattaccaatttttcatccgaaccgtgctgtgtttcgaactaaactgccagtgtgaaagcacccttagtgaGCAAAACAACGGAGCTATACACACGACAATCACTCAGGGGCGATCATCGCTATATCATCTTTTTCTCAACACCAAACACGCTTCATTTCCTGCTCCGTGCGTGTTGCCTCTCTCCCTCGCGATATACATGAGGCGTCGCATAAAGCCTGATTAGGCTACGTAGAGTTCCACACGCGGTTATTTTAAAAACAGCAGCGGAGACACAGTGATCAGCAATGTAGATGGAGACTGCCATCTTTCGCTAAAAAACACAGCAGAAAATGAGAataaagcaaagtgaaactatcttcatctgtctgataaatGACTCAGAcggttcagctaaagcaggtttgTGACCGAACAATTTCACGTGGCACCTTTTTAGACTAATGTCTTATTtctgtctaaatttagctttattaatcaacatgttaTGTGCCTTTCGTGACaaagttttgttttaattttgtgaaaattaatcagagatgggGTGGGCGATATAGCAGTAGACATGATAAACCAGTAGAAATTTGCCAACCAGTATGCATTTTGGATTACCGTCCCTATTGAGGTAACGCAAAACTGGCACACGAGAAATGTGTGAAGCACATAAATGGAGTATATAAATGGAGGAAGGCGGAGGGACTGCTCAttcctcaaattcatttgaatgagaagatgagaggagattatgaaggaaaaagtgtcatcgtggtgtggaattggtttggctttagaaaCGCGATACATAGAAGAAAACAGTCATTAGCAaggtttgtacattgtgtatgtcGATATATCCATGTGCGCGAatatatcagtggtcagggcttcacgtgagactgatacAATTATTGAAATgcagtttttcactgacagctgcaTGTGTCTTTagatgaaaagcttgtctagaacgcgagaaaaaaaaattacacaatccACTTTTGTGGCATGAAATTTCACTTGCGCTCCcgtcaaagcaaattcaatgacattcatcccgCGCTGCAaacatgcctcccatccaaacacgTGCAGCTGTGATTTATGCGAGTGTTGCGCGGCACACAGTCTGAAACGCGCAAGTGCGTGCAAGTCTTGGAGTCA
Proteins encoded in this region:
- the LOC127429170 gene encoding NADH dehydrogenase [ubiquinone] 1 alpha subcomplex subunit 2-like codes for the protein MRSASVKVTVMATAAVVRGIGANMSKNLREIRLHLCQTSAASQGARDFIKQHYVTLKKANPEFPVLIRECSGVQPKLWARYGFGKEHSVTLDNMNIEQVAKALETVTNAKP